One Terriglobia bacterium genomic window, TGATCGCTTTGAATTTCAGGACCAGGCTCGAAGGCAGGATTTTCGCGCTGGATTTCCAGACTTACAAGATCGAGGAACATACCGTTGTGCGGAGGCCGCAATGCAAAGCCTGCGGGCAGCCTTTGAAAATCGCGCAGCCTGGTCCGGTCGAGCTGAAATCCCGCATCAAACGCAATGGCGCTGGCGGAACTGAGCGGACGGCGTCGCCGGAAGAAATCTTCCACAGGTATCAACATCACATCAGCCCGATCAGCGGAATCGTAACCGCCTTCATTCCGAGAAATCTTGAGGCCTGCGGGCTGATTTACAATTACACATCCGGTCACTACTTTCCGATTATTTCCGACGATCTCGCCAGCCTGCAGGTGAATCTGATTGCCCGTAGCGGCGGTAAGGGTTCTGATGAAATCCAGGCAAAAGCCGGCGCGGTTGCCGAGGCGCTGGAACGGTACTCCGGAATCAGCTGGGGGGAGGAATACGAAGTACGGGGAAGTTTTGCTTCTCTGCAGCCTGAAGCGATCCGCGTCGAGGATGTGTTGTTCTTCAGCCGAAATCAGTACGAGAGCCGCGCACAATGGAATACGACACCCGGGAACGAGAAACACTATGTGCCGGAACCATTCGACGAGAAGGCCGAAATCGCATGGACGCCGTTGTGGTCTCTGAGCCACAACCGCCTTCGATATCTTCCAAAGGCCTTTTGCTTTTACGGCCATAGGGATGCTGTCGGCAATTTCTCTTTCTGTGACAGCAATGGCTGCGCCGCGGGCAACACTCTCGAAGAAGCGATCGTGCACGGCTTTCTTGAACTTGCAGAACGTGATGCCGTGGCAATCTGGTGGTACAACCGATTAAAGCGGTCTGCTGTCGATGCGTCATCCTTCGACTTGCCGTATTGGGTCACGCTCCGCGACTACTACGACACTGAACTGCAGCGTGACCTTCATGTAATCGATATCACCTCGGATCTCGGGATTCCGACTTTTGTAGCTGTTTCGCGGCGGCGCGATCAACCGACCGAAGACATCATTATCGGAATCGGGTGCCACTTTAATCCTCGTAAGGCTCTGATGCAGGCCCTGCTCGAAGCAAACCAGTCCACGCCTCTTTGGCATTTTGTGACCCGCGACCGTCCAGCGCTGAAGCGATACTGCCCCAAGGACATCATGGAGTGGCTGGAGACCGCGACGTACGAAAACCAACCCTATCTGGTTCCGGAAGCCACCTGCCCCAAAACCTTCGCGGATTACAAGCAAATGGAGAAAGATGACGTGCGCGAAGACGTATTAACCTGCGTTGAAATCGCGAAAGCTGCCGGCTTGGAGCTACTGGTCCTTGATCAGACGAGACCCGGCATCGGATTGCCTGTTGCACGCGTTGTTGTGCCGGGCCTGCGGCACTTCTGGCTCCGCCTGGCACCGGGGCGGTTATATGACGTTCCGGTCCGGATGGGTTGGCTTCAAAAGCCCCTGGGTGAAGCCGATATGAACAGGATTCCGTTTTTTATTTGATACTGAAATCTATGTGGAACGATACAATGCCGCGCGTGAGGACGGTTGAGAATATGACATGTGTCGTCGGGATCAGATTATTGAAGGATGCCAGGCTGACCGAGGAAACATCGGACATTACTGCTGTCGAGGCGGAGGTCGAGATTCATCGGCCACGAATGACGCTGACCGGTATGACTCCGGGATTGCATGCGATCCTGAAGCAAATCCAATCCGAAGCCGTGGCCCAGCCGGAGTTGCTGGCGCAGGCGCTCCGCACGGATGGATTGCTGGGGCTGGGAAAACTGAATAAATTTTTAACCAAACTGGAACAATTCGGGTACATTCAGCGTCAACTGGTCGTGAATGACATTCCGGCAGCTTCGATTC contains:
- a CDS encoding TOMM precursor leader peptide-binding protein, whose protein sequence is MENAWLNQPRLRKSLVIEVIEPRLMFALSEHRHFVFEGEIYPALLPFLHGGHSMGDILSGVADRFSLQDVMVAVQRLVASRCLVDSDVTDMPEQQAAFWDGVSDETNATAVAECLRDQPVTVRALGAINRDEFETTLRRAGVRVEPDGGMLIVATDDYLREELADLDSQARITGKPWVIVKPVGMIAWIGPLFRPGAAACWHCLEHRLRHNRQVELYLRGRSTDAIDISKTRFPSLDRSAMSLASIEIARLIALNFRTRLEGRIFALDFQTYKIEEHTVVRRPQCKACGQPLKIAQPGPVELKSRIKRNGAGGTERTASPEEIFHRYQHHISPISGIVTAFIPRNLEACGLIYNYTSGHYFPIISDDLASLQVNLIARSGGKGSDEIQAKAGAVAEALERYSGISWGEEYEVRGSFASLQPEAIRVEDVLFFSRNQYESRAQWNTTPGNEKHYVPEPFDEKAEIAWTPLWSLSHNRLRYLPKAFCFYGHRDAVGNFSFCDSNGCAAGNTLEEAIVHGFLELAERDAVAIWWYNRLKRSAVDASSFDLPYWVTLRDYYDTELQRDLHVIDITSDLGIPTFVAVSRRRDQPTEDIIIGIGCHFNPRKALMQALLEANQSTPLWHFVTRDRPALKRYCPKDIMEWLETATYENQPYLVPEATCPKTFADYKQMEKDDVREDVLTCVEIAKAAGLELLVLDQTRPGIGLPVARVVVPGLRHFWLRLAPGRLYDVPVRMGWLQKPLGEADMNRIPFFI